The proteins below come from a single Ailuropoda melanoleuca isolate Jingjing chromosome 1, ASM200744v2, whole genome shotgun sequence genomic window:
- the ZNF862 gene encoding zinc finger protein 862 isoform X1 — protein MEPRESGKAPVTFDDITVYLLQEEWMLLSQQQKEICGSDKLVAPLGPTIATPELFYKFEQGPEPWLGNVQGQRNVLSHQPGKNKMGCMEERDSRSPAREAGLDLPPQKKVCLSHLCTEHGNTEVDCTGKSKKPLKPRSIQKSWFTQFPWLVMNEEQTALFCSACREYPSVRDKRSRLIEGYTGPFKVETLKYHAKSKAHLFCVNALAARDPIWAARFQSIREESGDVLASPKHLFTADYPILYPPGPLGAYDNMAQLLPSPRAELEDPGGSGAIPTLYLDCISELRQKEIVGDAQSSSNGNILCDDTAEPCSQDPSEEGLFEEVPVVFEELPVVFEDVAVYFTREEWGMLVKRQKELYRDVMRMNYELLAALGPAAAKPDLISKLERRAAPWIKDPNRPKWGKGRPLGKEKLVAIRESDTQALAMGSAVLPDPSTETCSPYCNSSLCEVEVDGPRKIKRTYRPRSIQRSWFGQFPWLVIDPKETKLFCSACKERPSLHDKSSRLVRGYTGPFKVETLKYHEVSKAHKLCVNTAEMKEDAPAAALVPEISSDLMANMEHFFNAAYAIAYHSRPLNDFEKILQLLQSTGTVILGKYRNRTACTQFIKYISETLKKEILEDVRSSPCASVLLDSSTDAADQSCVGIYLRYFKGTEVKESYITLAPLYSETVDGYFETIVSALDELDIPFRKPGWVVGLGTDGSAMLSCRGGLVEKFQEVIPGLLPVHCVAHRLHLAVVDACGGIDLVKKCDRHIRTVFKFYQSSNKRLNELQEGAAPLEQEIIRLKDLNAVRWVASKRRTLNALLVSWPGLARHLQGVAEAGGQTAHRARGVLKLTKSFRFVKFCHFLVDFLSIYRPLSEVCQKEIVPITEVNAALGRAYGALETLRHQAGPKEAEFNAGFRDGRLHGICLDRVELAEQRFRADRERMILTGVEYLRQRFDSARPPQLKNMEVFDTVAWPSGIELAGFGNEDILALARHFALSLPAGYSEAALLEEWLGLKAVGRNLPFSLLCKNALAQHYRFPLLSRLVAVVVCVPVSTSCCERGFSAMNRIRTEERTKLSNEVINMLMMTAVNGVAVTEYDPQPAIQHWYLTSSGRRFSHVYACAQVPPRSQARAGLRKEKMGALYMEEAVTQKPPVLSYREPAEILKDCIMDTPDRLLYPHTSQEAPELS, from the exons GCTCCTGTGACGTTTGATGACATCACCGTATACTTGCTTCAGGAGGAATGGATGCTGCTGAGCCAGCAACAGAAGGAGATCTGTGGTTCTGACAAGCTGGTGGCACCACTAG GACCGACTATTGCCACCCCAGAGCTGTTCTATAAGTTTGAGCAAGGGCCAGAGCCATGGCTAGGCAATGTCCAGGGCCAGAGGAATGTCCTGAGCCACCAACCAG GGAAAAACAAGATGGGCTGCATGGAAGAAAGGGACTCTCGAAGTCCAGCCAGAGAAGCCGGACTGGACCTGCCCCCGCAGAAGAAAGTCTGTCTTTCCCACTTATGCACAGAGCATGGCAACACTGAGGTAGACTGtacaggaaaaagcaaaaaacccttGAAACCCCGCTCTATCCAGAAGTCTTGGTTTACACAGTTCCCGTGGCTGGTCATGAATGAGGAGCAGACGGCTCTCTTTTGCTCTGCTTGCCGCGAATACCCATCTGTGAGGGACAAACGGTCAAGATTAATAGAAGGTTATACAGGACCATTCAAGGTGGAGACTCTCAAATACCATGCCAAGAGCAAAGCTCACCTGTTCTGCGTCAATGCCTTGGCAGCACGGGACCCCATCTGGGCAGCCCGTTTCCAGAGCATCCGAGAGGAATCTGGAGATGTCCTGGCCAGCCCGAAGCACCTCTTCACGGCAGACTACCCCATATTGTACCCCCCAGGGCCTCTGGGAGCCTATGATAACATGGCTCAGCTCCTGCCCAGCCCAAGAGCTGAACTGGAGGACCCGGGGGGGAGTGGAGCAATTCCTACATTGTATCTAGACTGCATTTCTGAGTTGAGGCAAAAAGAAATTGTTGGTGATGCCCAAAGCTCCTCAAATGGGAACATTTTGTGTGATGACACTGCTGAACCCTGCAGCCAG GATCCTTCTGAAGAGGGGCTGTTTGAGGAGGTTCCTGTGGTGTTTGAGGAGCTCCCGGTGGTGTTTGAGGATGTGGCGGTGTATTTCACCCGGGAGGAGTGGGGCATGCTAGTCAAGCGGCAGAAGGAGCTGTACAGAGACGTGATGCGGATGAATTATGAGCTGTTGGCTGCCCTGG GGCCTGCTGCTGCCAAGCCAGACTTGATCTCAAAACTGGAACGTCGAGCTGCACCCTGGATCAAGGACCCAAACAGGCCGAAGTGGGGGAAAGGTCGTCCTCTAG ggaaggagaagctgGTGGCCATAAGAGAGTCAGACACACAAGCCTTGGCTATGGGATCTGCAGTGCTTCCAGATCCTTCTACGGAGACCTGTAGCCCCTACTGTAATTCCAGCCTCTGTGAAGTCGAAGTAGATGGCCCTAGGAAAATCAAGAGGACTTACAGACCCCGTTCCATTCAGAGGTCATGGTTTGGGCAGTTCCCATGGTTAGTAATTGACCCAAAGGAGACCAAGCTCTTCTGCTCAGCTTGCAAAGAAAGACCGAGTCTCCACGACAAATCGTCCCGGTTAGTGCGAGGTTACACGGGGCCTTTTAAAGTGGAGACTTTAAAATACCACGAGGTCAGCAAAGCACACAAGCTGTGTGTCAACACTGCTGAGATGAAGGAAGACGCCCCTGCAGCTGCCCTGGTCCCAGAGATCTCCAGCGACCTGATGGCGAACATGGAGCACTTCTTCAACGCCGCCTACGCCATCGCGTACCACTCGAGGCCTCTGAATGACTTTGAGAAGATCCTGCAACTCCTCCAAAGCACCGGGACCGTGATTTTGGGCAAGTACCGAAATCGCACCGCGTGCACTCAGTTCATCAAGTACATCTCGGAGACTCTGAAGAAGGAGATCCTCGAGGATGTCCGGAGCTCCCCCTGTGCGAGCGTGCTGCTGGACAGCTCCACAGACGCCGCGGACCAGTCCTGTGTGGGGATTTACCTCCGCTACTTTAAGGGGACGGAGGTGAAAGAGTCGTACATCACTTTGGCCCCTCTCTACAGTGAGACGGTCGATGGCTACTTTGAGACCATCGTCTCTGCGCTGGATGAACTGGACATCCCCTTCCGGAAGCCCGGCTGGGTGGTGGGCCTGGGAACCGACGGCTCCGCCATGCTAAGCTGCAGAGGAGGCCTCGTGGAAAAGTTCCAAGAGGTCATCCCCGGGCTGCTGCCCGTCCACTGTGTCGCCCACCGGCTGCACCTGGCTGTGGTAGACGCGTGTGGGGGCATCGATCTGGTGAAGAAGTGTGACAGGCACATTCGAACGGTCTTCAAGTTTTATCAGTCCTCCAACAAGAGGCTGAATGAGCTGCAGGAAGGCGCGGCTCCCCTGGAGCAGGAGATCATCCGCCTCAAGGACCTGAACGCCGTCAGGTGGGTGGCCAGCAAGAGGCGCACGCTGAACGCGCTCCTCGTGAGCTGGCCGGGCCTGGCTCGGCACCTCCAGGGCGTGGCGGAAGCGGGCGGCCAGACCGCGCACCGGGCCAGAGGCGTGCTGAAGCTGACGAAGAGCTTCCGTTTCGTCAAGTTCTGCCACTTCCTTGTGGACTTCCTGAGCATCTACAGGCCTCTGTCTGAGGTGTGCCAGAAGGAGATCGTGCCGATCACAGAGGTGAACGCCGCGCTGGGACGGGCCTACGGAGCCCTGGAGACCCTCCGTCACCAAGCGGGGCCCAAAGAGGCGGAGTTCAACGCCGGCTTCCGGGACGGGCGGCTGCACGGCATCTGCCTGGACAGAGTGGAGCTGGCGGAACAGCGCTTCCGGGCCGACCGGGAAAGGATGATCCTGACGGGCGTCGAGTACCTCCGGCAGCGGTTTGACTCGGCCCGGCCCCCGCAGCTCAAGAACATGGAGGTGTTTGACACCGTGGCCTGGCCCAGTGGGATTGAACTGGCCGGCTTCGGGAACGAGGATATTCTTGCCCTCGCCAGACACTTCGCGCTCTCTCTCCCCGCAGGCTACAGCGAGGCCGCGCTCCTGGAGGAGTGGCTGGGCCTGAAAGCCGTCGGCAGGAACCTCCCGTTCTCCCTGCTGTGTAAGAACGCCCTGGCCCAGCACTACCGCttccccctgctcagcaggctcGTGGCGGTGGTGGTCTGCGTGCCCGTCTCCACCTCCTGCTGTGAGCGGGGCTTCAGTGCCATGAACCGGATCAGGACCGAGGAGAGGACCAAGCTCTCCAACGAGGTGATCAACATGCTCATGATGACAGCGGTGAACGGGGTGGCGGTCACGGAGTATGACCCCCAGCCTGCCATCCAGCACTGGTACCTGACCTCCTCGGGCCGGCGGTTCAGCCATGTCTACGCGTGCGCCCAAGTGCCGCCCCGCTCCCAGGCCC GAGCGGGGCTCAGGAAGGAGAAGATGGGGGCGCTCTATATGGAGGAGGCCGTAACCCAGAAGCCACCCGTTCTATCCTACAGGGAGCCAGCAGAGATCCTAAAGGACTGCATCATGGACACTCCCGACAGACTCCTGTATCCCCATACCAGCCAAGAAGCCCCTGAGCTGTCCTGA
- the ZNF862 gene encoding zinc finger protein 862 isoform X3: MEPRESGKAPVTFDDITVYLLQEEWMLLSQQQKEICGSDKLVAPLGPTIATPELFYKFEQGPEPWLGNVQGQRNVLSHQPGKNKMGCMEERDSRSPAREAGLDLPPQKKVCLSHLCTEHGNTEVDCTGKSKKPLKPRSIQKSWFTQFPWLVMNEEQTALFCSACREYPSVRDKRSRLIEGYTGPFKVETLKYHAKSKAHLFCVNALAARDPIWAARFQSIREESGDVLASPKHLFTADYPILYPPGPLGAYDNMAQLLPSPRAELEDPGGSGAIPTLYLDCISELRQKEIVGDAQSSSNGNILCDDTAEPCSQDPSEEGLFEEVPVVFEELPVVFEDVAVYFTREEWGMLVKRQKELYRDVMRMNYELLAALGPAAAKPDLISKLERRAAPWIKDPNRPKWGKGRPLGKEKLVAIRESDTQALAMGSAVLPDPSTETCSPYCNSSLCEVEVDGPRKIKRTYRPRSIQRSWFGQFPWLVIDPKETKLFCSACKERPSLHDKSSRLVRGYTGPFKVETLKYHEVSKAHKLCVNTAEMKEDAPAAALVPEISSDLMANMEHFFNAAYAIAYHSRPLNDFEKILQLLQSTGTVILGKYRNRTACTQFIKYISETLKKEILEDVRSSPCASVLLDSSTDAADQSCVGIYLRYFKGTEVKESYITLAPLYSETVDGYFETIVSALDELDIPFRKPGWVVGLGTDGSAMLSCRGGLVEKFQEVIPGLLPVHCVAHRLHLAVVDACGGIDLVKKCDRHIRTVFKFYQSSNKRLNELQEGAAPLEQEIIRLKDLNAVRWVASKRRTLNALLVSWPGLARHLQGVAEAGGQTAHRARGVLKLTKSFRFVKFCHFLVDFLSIYRPLSEVCQKEIVPITEVNAALGRAYGALETLRHQAGPKEAEFNAGFRDGRLHGICLDRVELAEQRFRADRERMILTGVEYLRQRFDSARPPQLKNMEVFDTVAWPSGIELAGFGNEDILALARHFALSLPAGYSEAALLEEWLGLKAVGRNLPFSLLCKNALAQHYRFPLLSRLVAVVVCVPVSTSCCERGFSAMNRIRTEERTKLSNEVINMLMMTAVNGVAVTEYDPQPAIQHWYLTSSGRRFSHVYACAQVPPRSQARSQQRS; encoded by the exons GCTCCTGTGACGTTTGATGACATCACCGTATACTTGCTTCAGGAGGAATGGATGCTGCTGAGCCAGCAACAGAAGGAGATCTGTGGTTCTGACAAGCTGGTGGCACCACTAG GACCGACTATTGCCACCCCAGAGCTGTTCTATAAGTTTGAGCAAGGGCCAGAGCCATGGCTAGGCAATGTCCAGGGCCAGAGGAATGTCCTGAGCCACCAACCAG GGAAAAACAAGATGGGCTGCATGGAAGAAAGGGACTCTCGAAGTCCAGCCAGAGAAGCCGGACTGGACCTGCCCCCGCAGAAGAAAGTCTGTCTTTCCCACTTATGCACAGAGCATGGCAACACTGAGGTAGACTGtacaggaaaaagcaaaaaacccttGAAACCCCGCTCTATCCAGAAGTCTTGGTTTACACAGTTCCCGTGGCTGGTCATGAATGAGGAGCAGACGGCTCTCTTTTGCTCTGCTTGCCGCGAATACCCATCTGTGAGGGACAAACGGTCAAGATTAATAGAAGGTTATACAGGACCATTCAAGGTGGAGACTCTCAAATACCATGCCAAGAGCAAAGCTCACCTGTTCTGCGTCAATGCCTTGGCAGCACGGGACCCCATCTGGGCAGCCCGTTTCCAGAGCATCCGAGAGGAATCTGGAGATGTCCTGGCCAGCCCGAAGCACCTCTTCACGGCAGACTACCCCATATTGTACCCCCCAGGGCCTCTGGGAGCCTATGATAACATGGCTCAGCTCCTGCCCAGCCCAAGAGCTGAACTGGAGGACCCGGGGGGGAGTGGAGCAATTCCTACATTGTATCTAGACTGCATTTCTGAGTTGAGGCAAAAAGAAATTGTTGGTGATGCCCAAAGCTCCTCAAATGGGAACATTTTGTGTGATGACACTGCTGAACCCTGCAGCCAG GATCCTTCTGAAGAGGGGCTGTTTGAGGAGGTTCCTGTGGTGTTTGAGGAGCTCCCGGTGGTGTTTGAGGATGTGGCGGTGTATTTCACCCGGGAGGAGTGGGGCATGCTAGTCAAGCGGCAGAAGGAGCTGTACAGAGACGTGATGCGGATGAATTATGAGCTGTTGGCTGCCCTGG GGCCTGCTGCTGCCAAGCCAGACTTGATCTCAAAACTGGAACGTCGAGCTGCACCCTGGATCAAGGACCCAAACAGGCCGAAGTGGGGGAAAGGTCGTCCTCTAG ggaaggagaagctgGTGGCCATAAGAGAGTCAGACACACAAGCCTTGGCTATGGGATCTGCAGTGCTTCCAGATCCTTCTACGGAGACCTGTAGCCCCTACTGTAATTCCAGCCTCTGTGAAGTCGAAGTAGATGGCCCTAGGAAAATCAAGAGGACTTACAGACCCCGTTCCATTCAGAGGTCATGGTTTGGGCAGTTCCCATGGTTAGTAATTGACCCAAAGGAGACCAAGCTCTTCTGCTCAGCTTGCAAAGAAAGACCGAGTCTCCACGACAAATCGTCCCGGTTAGTGCGAGGTTACACGGGGCCTTTTAAAGTGGAGACTTTAAAATACCACGAGGTCAGCAAAGCACACAAGCTGTGTGTCAACACTGCTGAGATGAAGGAAGACGCCCCTGCAGCTGCCCTGGTCCCAGAGATCTCCAGCGACCTGATGGCGAACATGGAGCACTTCTTCAACGCCGCCTACGCCATCGCGTACCACTCGAGGCCTCTGAATGACTTTGAGAAGATCCTGCAACTCCTCCAAAGCACCGGGACCGTGATTTTGGGCAAGTACCGAAATCGCACCGCGTGCACTCAGTTCATCAAGTACATCTCGGAGACTCTGAAGAAGGAGATCCTCGAGGATGTCCGGAGCTCCCCCTGTGCGAGCGTGCTGCTGGACAGCTCCACAGACGCCGCGGACCAGTCCTGTGTGGGGATTTACCTCCGCTACTTTAAGGGGACGGAGGTGAAAGAGTCGTACATCACTTTGGCCCCTCTCTACAGTGAGACGGTCGATGGCTACTTTGAGACCATCGTCTCTGCGCTGGATGAACTGGACATCCCCTTCCGGAAGCCCGGCTGGGTGGTGGGCCTGGGAACCGACGGCTCCGCCATGCTAAGCTGCAGAGGAGGCCTCGTGGAAAAGTTCCAAGAGGTCATCCCCGGGCTGCTGCCCGTCCACTGTGTCGCCCACCGGCTGCACCTGGCTGTGGTAGACGCGTGTGGGGGCATCGATCTGGTGAAGAAGTGTGACAGGCACATTCGAACGGTCTTCAAGTTTTATCAGTCCTCCAACAAGAGGCTGAATGAGCTGCAGGAAGGCGCGGCTCCCCTGGAGCAGGAGATCATCCGCCTCAAGGACCTGAACGCCGTCAGGTGGGTGGCCAGCAAGAGGCGCACGCTGAACGCGCTCCTCGTGAGCTGGCCGGGCCTGGCTCGGCACCTCCAGGGCGTGGCGGAAGCGGGCGGCCAGACCGCGCACCGGGCCAGAGGCGTGCTGAAGCTGACGAAGAGCTTCCGTTTCGTCAAGTTCTGCCACTTCCTTGTGGACTTCCTGAGCATCTACAGGCCTCTGTCTGAGGTGTGCCAGAAGGAGATCGTGCCGATCACAGAGGTGAACGCCGCGCTGGGACGGGCCTACGGAGCCCTGGAGACCCTCCGTCACCAAGCGGGGCCCAAAGAGGCGGAGTTCAACGCCGGCTTCCGGGACGGGCGGCTGCACGGCATCTGCCTGGACAGAGTGGAGCTGGCGGAACAGCGCTTCCGGGCCGACCGGGAAAGGATGATCCTGACGGGCGTCGAGTACCTCCGGCAGCGGTTTGACTCGGCCCGGCCCCCGCAGCTCAAGAACATGGAGGTGTTTGACACCGTGGCCTGGCCCAGTGGGATTGAACTGGCCGGCTTCGGGAACGAGGATATTCTTGCCCTCGCCAGACACTTCGCGCTCTCTCTCCCCGCAGGCTACAGCGAGGCCGCGCTCCTGGAGGAGTGGCTGGGCCTGAAAGCCGTCGGCAGGAACCTCCCGTTCTCCCTGCTGTGTAAGAACGCCCTGGCCCAGCACTACCGCttccccctgctcagcaggctcGTGGCGGTGGTGGTCTGCGTGCCCGTCTCCACCTCCTGCTGTGAGCGGGGCTTCAGTGCCATGAACCGGATCAGGACCGAGGAGAGGACCAAGCTCTCCAACGAGGTGATCAACATGCTCATGATGACAGCGGTGAACGGGGTGGCGGTCACGGAGTATGACCCCCAGCCTGCCATCCAGCACTGGTACCTGACCTCCTCGGGCCGGCGGTTCAGCCATGTCTACGCGTGCGCCCAAGTGCCGCCCCGCTCCCAGGCCC GGAGCCAGCAGAGATCCTAA
- the ZNF862 gene encoding zinc finger protein 862 isoform X4, with product MEPRESGKAPVTFDDITVYLLQEEWMLLSQQQKEICGSDKLVAPLGPTIATPELFYKFEQGPEPWLGNVQGQRNVLSHQPGPAAAKPDLISKLERRAAPWIKDPNRPKWGKGRPLGKEKLVAIRESDTQALAMGSAVLPDPSTETCSPYCNSSLCEVEVDGPRKIKRTYRPRSIQRSWFGQFPWLVIDPKETKLFCSACKERPSLHDKSSRLVRGYTGPFKVETLKYHEVSKAHKLCVNTAEMKEDAPAAALVPEISSDLMANMEHFFNAAYAIAYHSRPLNDFEKILQLLQSTGTVILGKYRNRTACTQFIKYISETLKKEILEDVRSSPCASVLLDSSTDAADQSCVGIYLRYFKGTEVKESYITLAPLYSETVDGYFETIVSALDELDIPFRKPGWVVGLGTDGSAMLSCRGGLVEKFQEVIPGLLPVHCVAHRLHLAVVDACGGIDLVKKCDRHIRTVFKFYQSSNKRLNELQEGAAPLEQEIIRLKDLNAVRWVASKRRTLNALLVSWPGLARHLQGVAEAGGQTAHRARGVLKLTKSFRFVKFCHFLVDFLSIYRPLSEVCQKEIVPITEVNAALGRAYGALETLRHQAGPKEAEFNAGFRDGRLHGICLDRVELAEQRFRADRERMILTGVEYLRQRFDSARPPQLKNMEVFDTVAWPSGIELAGFGNEDILALARHFALSLPAGYSEAALLEEWLGLKAVGRNLPFSLLCKNALAQHYRFPLLSRLVAVVVCVPVSTSCCERGFSAMNRIRTEERTKLSNEVINMLMMTAVNGVAVTEYDPQPAIQHWYLTSSGRRFSHVYACAQVPPRSQARAGLRKEKMGALYMEEAVTQKPPVLSYREPAEILKDCIMDTPDRLLYPHTSQEAPELS from the exons GCTCCTGTGACGTTTGATGACATCACCGTATACTTGCTTCAGGAGGAATGGATGCTGCTGAGCCAGCAACAGAAGGAGATCTGTGGTTCTGACAAGCTGGTGGCACCACTAG GACCGACTATTGCCACCCCAGAGCTGTTCTATAAGTTTGAGCAAGGGCCAGAGCCATGGCTAGGCAATGTCCAGGGCCAGAGGAATGTCCTGAGCCACCAACCAG GGCCTGCTGCTGCCAAGCCAGACTTGATCTCAAAACTGGAACGTCGAGCTGCACCCTGGATCAAGGACCCAAACAGGCCGAAGTGGGGGAAAGGTCGTCCTCTAG ggaaggagaagctgGTGGCCATAAGAGAGTCAGACACACAAGCCTTGGCTATGGGATCTGCAGTGCTTCCAGATCCTTCTACGGAGACCTGTAGCCCCTACTGTAATTCCAGCCTCTGTGAAGTCGAAGTAGATGGCCCTAGGAAAATCAAGAGGACTTACAGACCCCGTTCCATTCAGAGGTCATGGTTTGGGCAGTTCCCATGGTTAGTAATTGACCCAAAGGAGACCAAGCTCTTCTGCTCAGCTTGCAAAGAAAGACCGAGTCTCCACGACAAATCGTCCCGGTTAGTGCGAGGTTACACGGGGCCTTTTAAAGTGGAGACTTTAAAATACCACGAGGTCAGCAAAGCACACAAGCTGTGTGTCAACACTGCTGAGATGAAGGAAGACGCCCCTGCAGCTGCCCTGGTCCCAGAGATCTCCAGCGACCTGATGGCGAACATGGAGCACTTCTTCAACGCCGCCTACGCCATCGCGTACCACTCGAGGCCTCTGAATGACTTTGAGAAGATCCTGCAACTCCTCCAAAGCACCGGGACCGTGATTTTGGGCAAGTACCGAAATCGCACCGCGTGCACTCAGTTCATCAAGTACATCTCGGAGACTCTGAAGAAGGAGATCCTCGAGGATGTCCGGAGCTCCCCCTGTGCGAGCGTGCTGCTGGACAGCTCCACAGACGCCGCGGACCAGTCCTGTGTGGGGATTTACCTCCGCTACTTTAAGGGGACGGAGGTGAAAGAGTCGTACATCACTTTGGCCCCTCTCTACAGTGAGACGGTCGATGGCTACTTTGAGACCATCGTCTCTGCGCTGGATGAACTGGACATCCCCTTCCGGAAGCCCGGCTGGGTGGTGGGCCTGGGAACCGACGGCTCCGCCATGCTAAGCTGCAGAGGAGGCCTCGTGGAAAAGTTCCAAGAGGTCATCCCCGGGCTGCTGCCCGTCCACTGTGTCGCCCACCGGCTGCACCTGGCTGTGGTAGACGCGTGTGGGGGCATCGATCTGGTGAAGAAGTGTGACAGGCACATTCGAACGGTCTTCAAGTTTTATCAGTCCTCCAACAAGAGGCTGAATGAGCTGCAGGAAGGCGCGGCTCCCCTGGAGCAGGAGATCATCCGCCTCAAGGACCTGAACGCCGTCAGGTGGGTGGCCAGCAAGAGGCGCACGCTGAACGCGCTCCTCGTGAGCTGGCCGGGCCTGGCTCGGCACCTCCAGGGCGTGGCGGAAGCGGGCGGCCAGACCGCGCACCGGGCCAGAGGCGTGCTGAAGCTGACGAAGAGCTTCCGTTTCGTCAAGTTCTGCCACTTCCTTGTGGACTTCCTGAGCATCTACAGGCCTCTGTCTGAGGTGTGCCAGAAGGAGATCGTGCCGATCACAGAGGTGAACGCCGCGCTGGGACGGGCCTACGGAGCCCTGGAGACCCTCCGTCACCAAGCGGGGCCCAAAGAGGCGGAGTTCAACGCCGGCTTCCGGGACGGGCGGCTGCACGGCATCTGCCTGGACAGAGTGGAGCTGGCGGAACAGCGCTTCCGGGCCGACCGGGAAAGGATGATCCTGACGGGCGTCGAGTACCTCCGGCAGCGGTTTGACTCGGCCCGGCCCCCGCAGCTCAAGAACATGGAGGTGTTTGACACCGTGGCCTGGCCCAGTGGGATTGAACTGGCCGGCTTCGGGAACGAGGATATTCTTGCCCTCGCCAGACACTTCGCGCTCTCTCTCCCCGCAGGCTACAGCGAGGCCGCGCTCCTGGAGGAGTGGCTGGGCCTGAAAGCCGTCGGCAGGAACCTCCCGTTCTCCCTGCTGTGTAAGAACGCCCTGGCCCAGCACTACCGCttccccctgctcagcaggctcGTGGCGGTGGTGGTCTGCGTGCCCGTCTCCACCTCCTGCTGTGAGCGGGGCTTCAGTGCCATGAACCGGATCAGGACCGAGGAGAGGACCAAGCTCTCCAACGAGGTGATCAACATGCTCATGATGACAGCGGTGAACGGGGTGGCGGTCACGGAGTATGACCCCCAGCCTGCCATCCAGCACTGGTACCTGACCTCCTCGGGCCGGCGGTTCAGCCATGTCTACGCGTGCGCCCAAGTGCCGCCCCGCTCCCAGGCCC GAGCGGGGCTCAGGAAGGAGAAGATGGGGGCGCTCTATATGGAGGAGGCCGTAACCCAGAAGCCACCCGTTCTATCCTACAGGGAGCCAGCAGAGATCCTAAAGGACTGCATCATGGACACTCCCGACAGACTCCTGTATCCCCATACCAGCCAAGAAGCCCCTGAGCTGTCCTGA